From a region of the Sorex araneus isolate mSorAra2 chromosome 10, mSorAra2.pri, whole genome shotgun sequence genome:
- the LOC129399100 gene encoding taste receptor type 2 member 19-like, giving the protein MITLLSSILTFLLMAEFVLGNFANGFIVLVNYNDWVKTRKFSLADQMIVALAISRIGFFCVLLIVWYTVFFDVSSYSLEVFIFISMTWVVSYHSSIWLATSLSIFYLLKIANFSNLLFLYLKRRVKRVVLIILMGSLVIFMFNLPLAILDENVWVNQHRGNRTVRSKREKIIRLSNMSVFTLTTFTAFTMSLTSFVLLIFSLWKHLRNMQAEGKESQDPSTEVHIRAIKTMTSYLLLLACYFVSLLIPVWSSNRMRNRTILLVFQSSLGLYPSIHSFFLIWGNKKLQQSFLSFLCQLRLRLKERKRTLFASCRKQTDESPTLSSSTAFSMRI; this is encoded by the coding sequence ATGATCACTTTACTATCAAGCATTCTTACCTTCCTACTAATGGCAGAATTTGTTCTAGGAAATTTTGCCAATGGCTTCATCGTGCTGGTGAACTACAATGACTGGGTCAAGACACGAAAGTTCTCCTTAGCAGATCAAATGATCGTGGCTTTGGCCATCTCCAGGATTGGTTTTTTCTGTGTATTATTAATAGTTTGGTATACAGTGTTTTTTGATGTATCTTCATATAGTTTAGaagtattcatttttattagtatGACTTGGGTTGTAAGCTACCATTCTAGCATCTGGCTTGCAACCAGCCTTAGCATATTCTATTTGCTCAAGATCGCCAATTTTTCTAACCTCCTATTTCTTTACTTGAAGAGAAGAGTTAAAAGAGTAGTTCTCATAATACTCATGGGCAGTTTGGTGATTTTCATGTTTAATCTTCCACTGGCAATCTTGGATGAGAATGTGTGGGTCAATCAACATCGTGGGAACAGGACAGTGAGGAGCAAGAGGGAGAAAATTATTCGCCTTTCCAATATGTCTGTCTTCACTCTGACAACCTTCACAGCCTTCACGATGTCCCTGACTTCATTTGTGTTGCTGATTTTTTCCCTGTGGAAACATCTCAGGAACATGCAAGCAGAGGGCAAAGAATCCCAGGATCCCAGCACCGAGGTCCACATCAGAGCCATCAAAACGATGACTTCCTACCTCCTGCTGTTGGCTTGTTACTTTGTGTCTCTACTCATCCCAGTTTGGAGTTCTAACAGGATGCGGAACAGAACCATCCTCCTAGTCTTCCAGAGTTCTTTAGGACTGTATCCTTCAATCcactcatttttcttaatttggggAAATAAGAAGCTGCAAcagtcttttctttcctttttgtgtcagCTGAGGTTGAGgctgaaggaaaggaagaggacatTGTTTGCCTCATGTAGGAAACAAACTGATGAGTCTCCTACCTTATCTAGTTCTACTGCTTTCTCAATGCGTATATAA